TACTGCGTCGTCATCCAGATATTCGTTTGCTTCGTCAATCGACGGACATTGCCAAAACCGTCGAATTGCAAAAGCAAATTTTAGACAATATGTGGAAGCAACTGAAAGTCGGTGGCACGTTGCTGTACATCACCTGTTCGATTTTAAAAGCAGAAAATGAACAACAAATGGTGAATTTCTTTGCTGAACATGCCGATGCCAAAGAATCTAAGATTGACGCAACATGGGGCATCGAACAGATTCATGGACGTCAATTGTTCCCTGAAAATGATCGTGGTGATGGCTTCTATTACTGCCGTATTGAAAAAATTTAAATTCTTCACTTAAATCGATTCAGTCAAAAAAAGGAACCTTCAAGGTTCCTTTTTTTTATGTTGAAAAGGTTTTAATCTTCAACTTCTTCTGGGTTTTTAGCCAAATGCATGATCGCTAAAATTAAGCCGCCCCATAACAAAGTGGTCGACAGAATTAACATGATTAGTGCTTGTGAGTTCATCTTATTTCTCCTGCTCTGAAGGTTCTTTATCTTTCAGCATGCTACAAATCACCGCACCCAAAATAAAGAAGGCCAAAGTGCCCCCACCGACCAACCATAAAGTACTTGCAGCATAGTCACCATAACCATCACGAATAATCGAATTGATGGTTAAACACAGTGCCACCAACAATGACAATGGTGTCACCACAGTCAACAAGAAGTTCCAACTTGCGCCTAATTTGATACTCGCATATTGGTTCACATGATCTTTGAGTTGTTGTAGCAATGGACGACGGAACCATGACAGCAAAATAATTGACAACAAACCACCACCGACAATGCCAATGTTATTGGCGAAGTAATCGATCACATCCACAAAGGTAATGGCACTATGGCTTGAGAATAGTAAAGTTGAAATAACCGCTGAACCACCTGCAATGATCGTCACAGATTTCTTCAGAGACCAACCTAATTTATCTTGGAATGCCGCAATCGGCACTTGCAAGATACTCACCATAGAGGTAATCCCTGCCACGGTTAAAGACGCAAAGAATAAGAAACCGAATAAGTCGCCCCCTGCCCCCATACTGGAAATAATTTTCGGGAAAGCAATAAAGGCAAGACCAATACCGCCTGATACCACATCTTCAACCGAAGACCCTGCGCTATACGCCATAAAGCCCAAGGCAGCAAATACCCCAATCCCGGCTAAAATTTCAAAAGATGAGTTTGCCAAAGCCACCACAATCCCAGAACCGGTCATATTGGTTTTTGGCTTGAGGTAGGATGCATAGGTCAGCATGATCCCGAAGCCTACAGACAACGAGAAGAAGATATGACCAAAGGCTGCCAACCACACTTTATAGTTGGTCATGGCTTCCCAATTCGGGGTAAAGAAAGCATTTAAGCCATCCACTGCACCCGGCAAACGCACCGCTTGAATCACTAAAATGGTAAACAAAATCACCAACAGCGGCATAAAGATTTTATTGGCCAATTCCACCCCACGACGTACCCCGCCATAGAGAATGAACATCACCACTGCCCAAACGATAACTAAACCAAAGAATAAGGTCGGGACAAAACCAAACTGTAAGCCCTCACCATTTTGTAAGTAGGTTTTAAAGAAAAAGTTCTGCGTATCTGTGCCCCACTTTTGACCGAAGGAGTAGAACATGTAGCTCCCCGCCCATGACAAAACACTGGCATAGTAAATCCCAATGATCAGGGTCACCATCACCTGCCACCAACCTAAGGATTCAGCGTTCATCAATTTTTTATAAGCGGTTGGTGGGGCTTTGCGGAACTTGTGTCCAACGGCATAGTCAAGAAACAGTAAAGGTAAACCTGCGGCAAAAATCGCAATCAAATACGGAATAAGAAATGCGCCTCCACCATTTTCATATGCAACGTAAGGAAAACGCCAAATATTACCCAAACCTACAGCGGAGCCAATTGCTGCAATAATAAAACCTGATCGCGCGGACCAATTTTCGCGTTTATCTGTCATAAAACACCCAATATGCCTTCGCATATTTCTGCCGCTTATTGTGTTTATATACTCACGAGCAAAAACTGCTTAAATTAATTTTGTTGTTTGAATAAGACATTGACCTTGTGGGTTCTTCATTCCAAGTTCAAACCAGTTTTTAGCCCTGCTCTACTTTAAAGAAACAGGGATAAAAAACTGTTTAATAAACTAACAATACCTGTTTTTGAATTTTAATTCTTTCTTTTTACTAATGAATAATTAAATAATTCATTCTAAATAGTTTTGTTTGATCGTTTTTTGACATGATTATTTAGTTTTATGGCATAGAGTGCAGCACAACATGGTTTAGATTCTGAGTTTTCCGGCAGAAATACGATAATGCCCAATGATTTTATAGGCCTGCAAAATGTCATTTTCCACAGTGCCATTGCCAATATTGTGAATAATCAATGGTGTTTTATTGCTGGCATTCTTCTTATTCGACACAATCCCAATATGGGTTAAACCATTGCCTAAATCCCATGCCACAATATCTCCTGCTAAGAACTTTGCATCCTTAACCTCATAACCCTGTCGTTTAAAGTAAGTCATGATATTCGGCACACGACGATGATCAATATTTGAATCAGGCGCTTTCAACCCCCACTTTTGTGGATAGCGCTTAAAATTCGCTTTCATATCTTCATGAATTTGCTGTTGTAGATCAATCCCCTGTAGGCGCAATGCACGCACAATCACATCGGTACAGACGCCTTTAATCAAGGGAACATCCCCTAGGGGATAACTCAATTCACTATACGCCGGATCATAAAACAGGGTCATGCCAATCTGCTTTCGTGCATCGGTCACCAATAGCGTCTGACTAAAGGCCAATGCCTTTAAGGGCACACACAGCACAGATAAAATAAAGATCAATCCAGCCCATCGGTTTGAAAAGATTTGCTTAATCATAACCACCTGATTCTCATTTTTTCTCAATCTTAACATTAAAAAAGGAGCCGAAGCTCCTTGATGATACCGATCAAATTGCAAGCATAACTTACTGCTTAATCGCCAATAAACGTTCTTCCTGCATATCTCGAATCGCAGATTGAATCCCCTCTCGACCCAATCCGGAATCTTTCACGCCACCATACGGCATATTGTCAACACGGAAAGAAGGAATGTCATTGATAATCACACCCCCGACTTGCAAATGCTCCCATGCATACAGCATTTTATTGAGGTTTTGGGTATACACACCTGCCTGTAAACCAAAGCGACTGCTGTTGATTTTCTGAATGCCTTTTTCAAAAGATGTGTATTTTTCTAAAATCGCCACAGGACCAAAGACTTCATCTTTATAGACTTCGAGTTCTTCTTTCACGCCTTCGACTAAAGTCGGCTCAAACAACACCCCTGAAACTTGCCCACCGGCTAAAACTTTAGTGCCCTTTTTGACTGCTTTATCGAGCCATTTTTTTAAACGCTGCGCTTCATCTTCTTTGATCATCGGCCCCACTAAAGTACTGGCTAAATCAGGATCAGAGGCTTTAAGTGACTTAAGTTTAGCAATCAGCTTTTTCTTCAACGCAGTATAAATATCGGCGTGCGCCAAGATGCGTTGCACACTAATACAGACTTGTCCTGCATGACCATAGGCACCACTAATCAAACGATCGACCAAGGCATCATTCATTTCAGTATCAGGCTCAATCAGTACCGCTGCGTTGCCACCGAGTTCTAAGGTCACTTTCTTACGCCCTGCACGGGCTTTCATATCCCAACCCACCACGTCTGAGCCAGTAAAGCTCAGCAACTTAAAGCGATCATCCGTGACCAAGATATCCGCTTGTTCACGAGGACATGGCAAAATTGAAAATGCGCCTTTGGGTAAATCGGTCTGCGCCAAGACTTCTGCAATTTTAAGTGCAGAAACAGGGGTCAAACTTGCCGGTTTCAAAACAAAAGGACAGCCTGCGGCAATGGCCGGTGCAATTTTATGTGCAGTTAAATTTAAGGGAAAGTTAAATGGACTGATCAATGACACAGCACCGATCGGCACATGTTTCACCATGCCTGTATAGGCTGATGCCGCTTGGGTCACTGCCAATGGAATCAAACGCCCATCATCCAGTTGGGTTACTGCATCGGCTGCAATTTGAAAGGTATTAATTAAACGCTCAACTTCAGCCGCGGCCGCAGTACGAGGTTTACCCCCTTCAGCAATGAGAATCTCGGTCAACTCTTCACGTTGCTGATTGAATTGAGCCACACAATCCAACAATATCTTTTGTTTTTGAAACGGTTTGAGCTGCGCCATCTCGTGTTCAGCGTTCACCGCAGATTGAATCGCTTGCTCTAAAATTTCATCATTGGCCAATGCCACTTGGGCATACACTTCACCACTATATTTGTGTTTGACCTCAAGCCATTTTCCCGAAAATATAGGCTTTCCCGCAACATATAGCGGAAACTCTAAAGTGTTTGCTTTAATCTCGGTATTCGAAGCTGTATGAGACGATTTTTGCACTTTTGGTTTTTTTTGCTTTAACTTTTCTACTGGTTTAGACGCTTTGGCCATGACTCAAACCCATCCTGATCAATTGAATTACCATGAGCCTATCATGCGCTGATATGAAAAAGAAATGGAATGGATTTCAGTAATTTTTGGTGTTATAAGAAAAAATGAATTAAACAATGAAGCTATATTTGTCAAATCTGACTGTTATTCAATCAACTTTTATCTAAGCAACTTTGATCAATCACCTATAACAATCTGTACAAATTAAACCCCATTACAATAACAAGCTCATCATAAGCACAGATATTGTTATTCAATAAATAAAATTTCAAAGAGTTAGCGATTTTTGTACGCTCTCACCTACATCAATCAACGTTTTTTTCGACTTTTTAATGCTCAGCGATTACCCTATTCTATCTTTATCAGGAGACAGGATGTTTCCCAAACCTAAAACAACAATCATAAGTTTGTGCATCAGGACGTGAGATCAAACAGGAGTCAGATCTAAACAACCTATATAAAAAAGCCCCAACAGGACGTTGGGGCTTTTTTAATGACTGTATTTGATATATTTCTGCGATTCGTACCGAAATTTTGCTTTTCAACTTTCTTTTCGGCATAAAAAAACACCCTGCTCGATAGAGTCAGGGTGTTTTTAGGAATAATGAGCTGGCGATGACTTACTCTCACATGGGTAACCCCACACTACCATCAGCGCTAAGAGGTTTCACTTCTGAGTTCGGGAAGGGATCAGGTGGTTCACTCTTGCTATTGTCGCCAGCACAACTGTTGTGACTTTGCATTTGGTCTTATATCGAAATCATCTCTCTTGCGAAACGATGTTTCTCATTGCCGTTGCTTGGTCAAAGAAGTTATTAACAGAAGTACTTGAGTTGAATTAAGTTTGCTTAGTTTAACTAGCTTGATCACTAAATCAAGGTGTTTTGTAGAATATCGAATCAACTGATGCTTTATACAACAACTGTTTGGGTGTTGTATAGTCAAGCCTCACGAGTAATTAGTATTGGTCAGCTTCACATATCACTATGCTTCCACATCCAACCTATCAACGTTGTAGTCTTCAACGGCTCTTTAGAGGACATATAGTCCTAGGGAAATCTAATCTTGAGGTAGGCTTCCCGCTTAGATGCTTTCAGCGGTTATCCCTTCCGAACATAGCTACCCGGCGATGCGACTGGCGTCACAACCGGTACACCAGAGGTTCGTCCACTCTGGTCCTCTCGTACTAGGAGCAGATCCTCTCAAATTTCCAACGCCCACGGTAGATAGGGACCGAACTGTCTCACGACGTTCTAAACCCAGCTCGCGTACCTCTTTAAATGGCGAACAGCCATACCCTTGGGACCTGCTTCAGCCCCAGGATGAGATGAGCCGACATCGAGGTGCCAAACACCGCCGTCGATATGAACTCTTGGGCGGTATCAGCCTGTTATCCCCAGAGTACCTTTTATCCGTTGAGCGATGGCCCTTCCATACAGAACCACCGGATCACTAAGACCTACTTTCGTACCTGCTCGACTTGTGGGTCTCGCAGTTAAGCGCGCTTTTGCCTTTATACTCTACGCGTGATTTCCGACCACGCTGAGCGCACCTTCGTACTCCTCCGTTACTCTTTAGGAGGAGACCGCCCCAGTCAAACTACCCACCAGACATGGTCCTCGCTCCAGATCATGGAGCAGAGTTAGAACCTCAATATTACCAGGGTGGTATTTCAAGATTGGCTCCACTAGAACTGGCGTCCTAGTTTCAAAGCCTCCCACCTATCCTACACAAGTAAGATCAAAGTTCAATGTCAAGCTGCAGTAAAGGTTCACGGGGTCTTTCCGTCTAGCCGCGGGTACACCGCATCTTCACGGCGAATTCGATTTCACTGAGTCTCTGCTGGAGACAGCGCCCCCATCATTATGCCATTCGTGCAGGTCGGAACTTACCCGACAAGGAATTTCGCTACCTTAGGACCGTTATAGTTACGGCCGCCGTTTACTGGGGCTTCGATCAAGAGCTTCGCTTACGCTAACCCCATCAATTAACCTTCCAGCACCGGGCAGGCATCACACCCTATACGTCCACTTTCGTGTTTGCAGAGTGCTATGTTTTTAATAAACAGTTGCAGGGGCCTGGTTTCTGTGGCTGTCAATAGCTCAGGAAGCAAGTTCCATCACCGTCGACAGCGTACCTTCTCCCGAAGTTACGGTACCATTTTGCCTAGTTCCTTCAGCAGAGTTCTCTCAAGCGCTTTGGTCTACTCGACCTGACCACCTGTGTCGGTTTCGGGTACGATTCCTGTGTAACTGAAGCTTAGAGACTTTTCCTGGAAGTATGGTATCAGCCACTTCGCTGTACAAGTACAGCTTGCTATCAACTCTCAGCATAGAGCACCCCGGATTTGCCTAAGATGCATGCCTACTGTCTTTCACCTGGACAACCAACGCCAGGCTGACTTAACCTTCTCCGTCCTCTCATCGCATTACACAGAAGTATTGGAATATTAACCAATTTCCCATCGACTACGCCTTTCGGCCTCGCCTTAGGGGTCGACTCACCCAGCCCGATTAACGTTGGACTGGAACCCTTGGTCTTTCAGCGAACGAGTTTTTCACTCGTTTTGTCGTTACTCACGTCAGCATTCGCACTTCTGATACCTCCAGCAGACTTCTCAATCCACCTTCATCGGCTTACAGAACGCTCCCCTACCACTTGCAATAAATTGCAAATCCGCAGCTTCGGCATGTAGTTTTAGCCCCGTTACATCTTCCGCGCAGGCCGACTCGACTAGTGAGCTATTACGCTTTCTTTAAAGGGTGGCTGCTTCTAAGCCAACCTCCTAGCTGTCTATGCCTTCCCACATCGTTTCCCACTTAACTACAATTTTGGGGCCTTAGCTGGCGGTCTGGATTGTTTTCCTCTTGACTACGGACGTTAGCACCCGCAGTCTGTCTCCCGGATAGTACTCATTGGTATTCGGAGTTTGCATCGGTTTGGTAAGTCGGGATGACCCCCTAGCCGAAACAGTGCTCTACCCCCAATGGTATTCGTCCGAGGCGCTACCTAAATAGCTTTCGGGAGAACCAGCTATCACCAGGCTTGATTAGCCTTTCACCCCTATCCACAAGTCATCCCCTGGCTTTTCAACGACAGTGGGTTCGGTCCTCCAGTTAGTGTTACCCAACCTTCAACCTGCTCATGGATAGATCGCCTGGTTTCGGGTCTACACCCAGCAACTAAACGCCCTATTAAGACTCGATTTCTCTACGGCTCCCCTATGCGGTTAACCTTGCTACTGAATGTAAGTCGCTGACCCATTATACAAAAGGTACGCAGTCACCGAACAAGTCGGCTCCCACTGCTTGTATGCATGCGGTTTCAGGATCTATTTCACTCCCCTCACAGGGGTTCTTTTCGCCTTTCCCTCACGGTACTGGTTCACTATCGGTCAGTCAGGAGTATTTAGCCTTGGAGGATGGTCCCCCCATATTCAGACAAGGTTTCACGTGCCTCGCCCTACTCGACATCATCATATCAGCCCTTTCGTGTACAGGACTATCACCCACTATGGTTGCACTTCCCAGAGCATTCCACTAAAACTGATATGACTTAATGGGCTTTTCCCGTTCGCTCGCCGCTACTAAGGGAATCTCAATTGATTTCTTTTCCTAAGGGTACTGAGATGTTTCACTTCCCCTCGTTCGCCTTGCAACACTATGTATTCATGTTGCAATACCTACCTTATGGTAAGTGGGTTTCCCCATTCAGAAATCTCCGGATCACAGGATATTTGCCGCCTCCCCGGAGCTTATCGCAGGCTATTACGTCTTTCATCGCCTCTGACTGCCAAGGCATCCACCACATGCACTTAATTACTTGACTATACAACCCCAAACAGTCG
The sequence above is drawn from the Acinetobacter lanii genome and encodes:
- a CDS encoding methionine/alanine import family NSS transporter small subunit; its protein translation is MNSQALIMLILSTTLLWGGLILAIMHLAKNPEEVED
- a CDS encoding sodium-dependent transporter, which produces MTDKRENWSARSGFIIAAIGSAVGLGNIWRFPYVAYENGGGAFLIPYLIAIFAAGLPLLFLDYAVGHKFRKAPPTAYKKLMNAESLGWWQVMVTLIIGIYYASVLSWAGSYMFYSFGQKWGTDTQNFFFKTYLQNGEGLQFGFVPTLFFGLVIVWAVVMFILYGGVRRGVELANKIFMPLLVILFTILVIQAVRLPGAVDGLNAFFTPNWEAMTNYKVWLAAFGHIFFSLSVGFGIMLTYASYLKPKTNMTGSGIVVALANSSFEILAGIGVFAALGFMAYSAGSSVEDVVSGGIGLAFIAFPKIISSMGAGGDLFGFLFFASLTVAGITSMVSILQVPIAAFQDKLGWSLKKSVTIIAGGSAVISTLLFSSHSAITFVDVIDYFANNIGIVGGGLLSIILLSWFRRPLLQQLKDHVNQYASIKLGASWNFLLTVVTPLSLLVALCLTINSIIRDGYGDYAASTLWLVGGGTLAFFILGAVICSMLKDKEPSEQEK
- a CDS encoding DUF1287 domain-containing protein — translated: MVMIKQIFSNRWAGLIFILSVLCVPLKALAFSQTLLVTDARKQIGMTLFYDPAYSELSYPLGDVPLIKGVCTDVIVRALRLQGIDLQQQIHEDMKANFKRYPQKWGLKAPDSNIDHRRVPNIMTYFKRQGYEVKDAKFLAGDIVAWDLGNGLTHIGIVSNKKNASNKTPLIIHNIGNGTVENDILQAYKIIGHYRISAGKLRI
- a CDS encoding aldehyde dehydrogenase family protein; its protein translation is MAKASKPVEKLKQKKPKVQKSSHTASNTEIKANTLEFPLYVAGKPIFSGKWLEVKHKYSGEVYAQVALANDEILEQAIQSAVNAEHEMAQLKPFQKQKILLDCVAQFNQQREELTEILIAEGGKPRTAAAAEVERLINTFQIAADAVTQLDDGRLIPLAVTQAASAYTGMVKHVPIGAVSLISPFNFPLNLTAHKIAPAIAAGCPFVLKPASLTPVSALKIAEVLAQTDLPKGAFSILPCPREQADILVTDDRFKLLSFTGSDVVGWDMKARAGRKKVTLELGGNAAVLIEPDTEMNDALVDRLISGAYGHAGQVCISVQRILAHADIYTALKKKLIAKLKSLKASDPDLASTLVGPMIKEDEAQRLKKWLDKAVKKGTKVLAGGQVSGVLFEPTLVEGVKEELEVYKDEVFGPVAILEKYTSFEKGIQKINSSRFGLQAGVYTQNLNKMLYAWEHLQVGGVIINDIPSFRVDNMPYGGVKDSGLGREGIQSAIRDMQEERLLAIKQ